CCCCTGCCATTGGGCAATTTGATCGGCCCAAAACCAGTGATTTGAGTATGGGTTGCCTCCATTAGGAAAAGCGTACCATTGCAGGACAGCGTAAGTTTGTTTTGGATTCCAAGCTTGAAAGTAATTGGCTTTTACCGCGATCGGTAGAGCCGATCGATCGCGAGATTCCACCTTAAACTGAACGGAACGATAATGGTCTGTTTTCCAACGCCAAAAGCCTTTAATATCTACCCACTCTACTTGTGGTTGCTCTTTAATCCCTACTTGAGGTAGAAGCAACAGAACAGCCTGATTATTTTTTGAGTTTTGAAGATTTTGATAAAACCATTTATGACCGCTCACTTCTTTGACTTCTTGAGAAGAGGTTTGCCAACCATCGATGGTTAAACCTTTTGTTTTTAACTGTTTAAGTTCTTTGAGGTGCGGCACGATCGGGGGATTTTGCCAAGCCCAACTTCCTTTTAAATAACTAGGAACGGCTCCCCATCCAATTAAAACCAACAAAAATATTAGCAAAAAAAGTTTTGGGAGCGAGCGAAATTGCTGAAATGATTTGGCAAGGGACACCATGATTTTTATTCCTCCTGTAGGGAACTAGGAAAGTATTTTTCCATGCCGTTAATTAGCAAAACCAGTAATCCCAGCATACAGGCAGAATAAA
The Leptolyngbyaceae cyanobacterium DNA segment above includes these coding regions:
- a CDS encoding cyanoexosortase B system-associated protein, with the protein product MVSLAKSFQQFRSLPKLFLLIFLLVLIGWGAVPSYLKGSWAWQNPPIVPHLKELKQLKTKGLTIDGWQTSSQEVKEVSGHKWFYQNLQNSKNNQAVLLLLPQVGIKEQPQVEWVDIKGFWRWKTDHYRSVQFKVESRDRSALPIAVKANYFQAWNPKQTYAVLQWYAFPNGGNPYSNHWFWADQIAQWQGRRVPWVAVNIQIPIEPLGDIQKVWPLAESLGQSVQSALMAGALQKK